GTGATCATCGACCTGCAGGGAAAGGTGAAGCTGTGGAACCCCGCCGCGGAGCGGATCTTCGGCTGGCGAGAGGAAGAAGCCGTCGGCCGCACGCTTCCCTTCGTCCCGCCGGACAAACGCGAAGAACACCTCGCATTGCGCGAACGCGTCTTGAGAGACGAATCGTTCGCCGGACTGGAGGTCATCCGCCGAAGAAAGAATGGCACGTTGATCCACGCCGAACTGTCGACCGCTCTCCTGCGCGACGACAAGGGCCGACCGTACGCGATTCTGGGTCTCCTGGCCGACATCAGCGAACGCAAGAGGGCGGAAGAGAAACTCCGTCAGCGCGAACGCGATCTGCGAAAGGCGCTGGAAGAGCGGCAGCGGCTCAGCCAGGACTTGCACGACGACATTCTGCAATCGCTGTACGCCGTCGGCCTGAACCTGGAAGCCTGCAAGCCTCTGCAGAAACAAGACCCCCGACGAGCCGGAAAGACGCTGGAGCGGGCCGTCGCCCAGCTCAACGCCGTCATGCGTGAGATCCGCTCGTTCATCGCCGGTCTCGACACCGAATCGGCCATGAGCCACGAACTCCCGACGGCCTTGCGGACGATGGTCCAGACCCTCGGAGGCCCGCATTCGACGCGCTTCCGCGTGTCCATCGACCCGGCGGCGACCGCCAGCGTTCCCGAGGACTGGCGCGGGCACCTGTTGAATGTCGCGAAAGAAGCCGTCAGCAATTGCCTCCGCCACGCCCGCGCCGACCGAGGCAGTCTCTCGCTCCGTGTCTTGAAGGACTGCGTGCGCCTCACGGTGCAGGACAACGGGATCGGGTTCGATCCGCTGAAGGCGACCGGCGTCGGTCATGGGCTGGCCAACATGGCCGCCCGCGCCGAGCGGCTCGGCGGCAAGTTCGCCGTGCTGTCGAAACCGAGGCAAGGAACCCGCGTAATTTTCGAGATCCCGAAAGACGCTCCCTATGCCGAGCCTTAAGATGAAGCCGATTCGGCTGATGCTGGTCGACGACCATGAGGTCGTCCGCATCGGCCTGCGCACGGTGCTCAGCCGTCACCGGGGCATCAGCGTCGTGGGCGAAGCTATGGCCATGACCGAGGCGGTGCGCGAAGCCCTGCGCCTGAAACCCGACGTGATTCTGATGGACGCCCGCTTGCAGGATGGCTCCGGTGTCGAAGCCTGTCGCGAGATCCTTTCCGCCTGCCCCTCGACGCGTATCGTGTTTCTGACCTCGTACGCGGACGACGATTCGGTCCTCGCCGCGATACTGGCCGGCGCCCAGGGTTATCTGCTCAAGGAGATCGACTCGGCTGCGCTGATCCGGGCTATTCGGAACATCGCCCAGGGACGGTCCATTCTGGATCCGTCGATG
This genomic window from Nitrospirota bacterium contains:
- a CDS encoding response regulator transcription factor gives rise to the protein MKPIRLMLVDDHEVVRIGLRTVLSRHRGISVVGEAMAMTEAVREALRLKPDVILMDARLQDGSGVEACREILSACPSTRIVFLTSYADDDSVLAAILAGAQGYLLKEIDSAALIRAIRNIAQGRSILDPSMAQRALAWIKGLGTADTTAKGDPLSAQEERVLALVAQGKTNKEIAAALGLSDKTVKNYLANVFQKLRVTRRAQAAAFFVKRQGR